Genomic segment of Myxococcus stipitatus:
GCTGTCCACCTTCCACGGTGGCTGGGCGGCGAGGAGGCGACGGTGGACAACGTGCGCGGGGAGATGTCCCTGGGGCGGCCGATGCGGGCCGCGGTGATGGCGCCGCCGGTGGGGGTGCCCTGGAAGCGAAGGGCGGCGGGATGGCTCAGGCCCCTGTTCGCGATGATGGGGCTGGGCATGCTGGCGCTCCTGGTGCGCCGCGTGGGCCCGAGGGAGCTGGGCCAGGTCCTCCTGGACGCGGCGCCGTGGCTGCCGTGGGTGGCGCTGCTGGAGGTGGGGCGTCAGGCCATGGACGCGCTCGCCACGCGGGCCGCGTATGGCGCCAAGGCGGAGCACGTCCCCTTGCGGCACCTGGCGCGCGCGCAGCTCATCGGCACCGCGGTGTCCAGCATGGCGCCCGCGGGCCGCGCGGCGGCGGAGGCCACCAAGGCCGCGCTCCTCTCCCCGCACATGGGCGGCGCCACGGCGACGGCGGCGGCGGCCACCTCCCAGGCCGCGTCACTGGCCGCGGGCGGCTTCATCTCCTTTCCCTGCGCGGCGGCGTCCTATGTGCTGACGGGGTGGTCCGCCTTCACCTTCGCGATGTTGGGCCATGGCGTGCTGCTGGTGGGGGCCTCGGTGGGGATGCGCGCGTGCATGCGAGCGCGGCGTCCGTGCTCCTGGCTCGCGCGTCGCTCCCAGCGCCTGGCCCACCACACGGAGCAGTTCCGCGAGACGGCGTGCCACGGCGCGCTCCTCCCGTGGGGGCCCATGCTGGCCTTCTTGAGCAGCCGGGGCCTCCAGGTGGCCCAGTACGCGGTGCTCACGCACGCGGTGGGCATCGACACGTCCCTGGTGCAGGCGCTGTTCTCCCAGGGGCTCTACCTGTGCGCGCTGGCGGTGGGCTCGCTGGTGCCGGGGCAGGTGGGCGTGAGCGACGGGGCCTTCGCGCTGGCGGCGGGCGTGCTGGACACCACCACGGCGCGCGCGATGTCCGTGGCGCTCCTGAATCACCTGGTGCAGCTCGTCTTCGTCCTGGCGGGCGCGCTCACGCCGCTGGTGTGGCGGCAGCCCGCGGCGCCTCGGCCGGCTTCACCGTCACCGGTGTACCGTTGAAGGCGGCGTTGCCGCTGGGCGCGTCCACGGCCAGCTCGTCCGTGAGGTCATTGTGGCTGATGCCCGCGTGCTCGGCGGCGATGCGCTGACCGGTGCCCTCGCGCCGGTGGCCATAGCCGTGAGGCAGGCTCACCACGCCCGGCATGATGTCGTCCGTCACCGCCACGGGCACCGTCACCTCGCCCACGCGGGAGGTGACGATGGCGTCCATCCCATCGGAGAGCCCCAGCCTCGCCGCGTCATCTGGATGCATCATCAGCGTGCAGCGCGGCTTGCCCTTCACCAGCCCCCGCACGTTGTGCATCCAGGAGTTGTTGTCGCGCAGGTGGCGCCGGCCGATGAGCAGCAGCCGTCCGTCCGCCGTCTCCACGCCGGGCGCGGGGCTCTCCGGGAAGGTGTCGCGCAGCCGTTGCAGGTCCGCGAGGAGGACCTCGGGGGCCAGGTGGATGCGGCGGTCCTTCGTCTGGAGCCGGCCTGGCAGACACGGCTGGAGCGGACCCAGGTCCACGCCGTGAGGTGACTCCCGCAGCTTCGCCAGGGACAGGCCCTTTCGCAGGGGATTGAAGCGCGCGCCGTACGGCCCCATGCGCAGGCCGATGTCCAGGAGCCGCTCCGGCCCCATGCGCCGCAGCGTCTGGTGCAGGAGCGTCTTCCTCAGCGACGGCCGGCCTCGCCGCAGGTTTTCGAGGCGGTGCTGGAGCTCGAGCGTCGTCTGCCAGTCCTCGTGGGCATCGGGTGCGGGCTCGAAGAGGGGCGGCGAGTACTTGGCGGTGTTGCGCACGGCCAGCGCATGGAAGGCCACGTCGTAGTGCCCGCGCTCCAGCGGGGAGACGGGCGGGAGGATGAGGTGGGCGTGGCGCGTGGTCTCGTTGAGGTACGGGTCCAGGCTCACCATGAAGTCCAGGCCCGCGAGCGCGCGCTCCAGCCGCGCGCCATTGGGCGTGGACAGCACGGGGTTGCCCGCCAGCGTGACGAGCGCGCGGATGCGTCCGTCGCCCGGGGTGAGCATCTCCTCCGCCATGACGGCGGAGGGCAGCTCGCCGCCGAACTCCGGCAGCCCGCGCACGCGGCTCCTCCAGCGGCCCAGGCTGCCTCGGCCGAGCGCCATCGCGCGCGGGCCTCCGACGATGTCGAACGCGGGCTGCGTGAACATCGCGCCGCCCCGCCGGTCCAGGTTTCCCGTCGTGATGTTGAGGACGTTGATGAGCCACTGGCACAGCGAGCCGAAGGGCTGGGTGGACAGGCCCATGCGCCCGTAGCAGACGGCGCTCTCCGCCGTGATGAAGTCGCGCGCCAGCCCGCGAATCACCTCGGCGGAGACGCCCGTGTATCGCGCGGCGCGCTCGGGAGGGAAGTCGCGGACGAGCGCCTTCACGGCGTCGAGCCCCTCCAGCCGCGTGCTCAAGTGATGGGGGCGCGGCGGGTGCTCCACCAGGGCCACGTGCACCAGCGCGAGGAGCAGCAGCGCGTCGGTTCCGGGGCGGATGAAGACGTGCGTGTCGGCGATGGCGGCCGTCTCCGTGCGGCGTGGGTCCACGACGACGAGCTTGCCGCCGCGCTCCTGGAGGGCTCGCAGCCGCGCGCGGATGTCCGGCGCCGTCATCAAGCTGCCATTGGAGGCGAGCGGGTTGGCGCCCAGCACCAGCAGGTGCTTCGTGTGGTCCAGGTCCGGAATGGGGATGAGGAGCTGGTGGCCGAACATCGCGTAGGATACGAACTGGTGCGGCAGCTGGTCCACCGACGTCGCGGAGAAGCGGTTGCGCGAGCGCAGCGTCTTCACCAGCGCGGGCGCGAACACCATGTTGCCCAGGTTGTGCACGTTGGGGTTGCCCAGGTACGTGGCCACCGCGTCCTTGCCGTGGGCCTCCTGCACCGCGTGCAGCTTGCGCGCGGCCTCGTCCAGCGCCTCGCTCCAGGACACCTGCTCCCAGCCCGTGGCCTTGCGCCGCAGCGGGTGGCGCAGCCGGTCCGGGTCCTCGTGCAGGTCCTTGAGCGCCAGCGCCTTGGGGCAGACGTGGCCTCGGCTGAACGGGTCCTCGTCGTCGCCTCGGATGGAGGTGATGCGCTCGCCCTTCAGCTCGATGCGAAGCCCACACATCGCCTCGCACAGGTTGCACGTGCGGAAATGAACCCGGGACGCTTCCGTGGTGCTCATGCGCGGGACTGTAGCCCGTTCGTGCGAGTCATTGCCTTGGAGGGCGGTCCTCTTTTCACTGACGGGCATATCAGCCGCATGAAAGGATTGGGGTGAGGGGAGAACAAATGCGCCACATGGGGTCTTGGGTCGTCGTGATGGGATTGCTGGTATCGCCGGTCGCCCTGGGAGCCGAGGCGGAGGTCCGCACGCTTCGCTTCACCAAGAAGGCGCCCGTGGTGGGCTCGCGCGAGGAGAACCAGACGCGCATGGAGATGGCCTTCGACTTCAAGGCCACCGCGCCGAGCATCGAGCCCATCCCCATCGTCGCTTCCACCACGGTGATTGAGACGCAGGTCTTCACGGTGCTCGCGGTGAAGGGGAACGCCGTGACGCGCGCGCAGGTCGCCTACGGCGAGATGGACGAGGTGAAGATGGAGGACGGCAAGGAGGTGCGCTCCCCCGCCCCCGTCAGCAAGAAGACCTACGTGGGTGAGTTCAAGAAGGGCTCGGTCGTGGTGACCAACGCCCAGGGCAAGCCCGTGCCAGACGCGGAGCAGGCGAAGGTGCGCGAGGACCTGAAGGGCCTGGGCCGCGAGGACCCGCTCGTCGCGGCCTTCCCCACCGAGCCCCTCAAGGTCGGCGACAGCGTGCAGGCCGTGGCGGACGCCTTCGAGGAGGAGCTCCAAGCCACCGCTCCGGAGGGCATGAGCTACAACGACACCCGCGTCGAGCTGACGGAGGTTCGCGACGACGCGCGCGGGCCCATGGGGGTCTTCGCCGTGAGCACCACCATCGTGGCCGTGGAGAGCGAGGAGTCTCCCGTCTCGATGGAGATTCGCGCGAAGGGCTCCCTCCACGTCCTGGCCGATGGCACCGTCGTCACCGAGATTTCCATGGGCGGACCCGTGAAGCTCATCCCCCAGGAGGTCCTGCGCCAGCGCGGCATGGAGGTCCAGGGCAAGGGCGAGATGCGCGTCCACCTCACCTCCAAGGTGCTGCCTCGCGCGTCGAAGAAGTGAGCTGACGACACGCCGCGTCAGAGCTGGAGGAAGGGAGGCTGGGTTGGTCCGGAGCGCCGCACGCAGCGCGGGCGGCCTTGCGGAGCGGCGCGGGCGTGACAGGCCGCTGACAGAGAATGGGCAGGGTACGGGGTTGGAGGTTTGACATGTACTTGCACGCGCTCGGTCATTTCCATCCCCCCAACCTCCTGACGAATCGCTTTCTCGAGGAGCTGGGGCTCGAGACGTCGGAGGCCTGGATTCTGGAGCGGGTGGGCATCCGTTCCCGTCACACGGTGCTGCCGCTGGAATACCTGCGGGAGACCCGCAACCGGGACGTGCGCGTGGCGCAGGAGGCGGCCCTCTTCAGCAACGCGGAGACGGGCGCCCGCGCGGCGCGCATGGCCCTGGAGCGCGCGGGGCTGAAGCCGTCCGACATCGGCCTGGTCGTGGGCGGCGGGTGCAGCCCGGACGAGTGCATCCCCGCGGAGTCCAACCGCGTGGCGGAGAAGCTGGGCATCGACGCGCCGGCGGTGGACCTCCAGAGCGCCTGCTCGTCGTTCTGCACGCAGCTGCACTTCCTCACCGGCATGCGCCCGGAGCGGCTGCCCGAGTACGTGCTGGTGGTCAACGTGGACAACTCCACGCGCGTGGTGGACTACTCGGACCGCTCCTCGGCGGTGCTGTGGGGGGATGGCTCCTCCGCGGCGGTGCTGTCGCCTCGGGTGCCCGGCCGCTGGCGCGTCACCGAGACGCGGCTCGCCGGAGACCCGTCCGGCGCGGAGAAGGTGCGGGTGCCTCGCGTGGGCCACTTCACCCAGCACGGCGCGGAGGTGCAGAAGTTCGCCATCCGCCGCTCGGGAGAGACGCTGCTGGACCTGCGAGGCCACTACCTCGCCCGGCACCCAGGCAAGGGCCCGGAGGACGTCACCTTCATCGGCCACCAGGCGAACCTGCGCATGCTGGAGTCCGTCCAGCGCCGCTGCGAGGTGCCCGATGCCCGCCACCTCTACAACGTCCACGTCCGAGGCAACACGGGCGCCGCGGGGGCACCCGGTGTGCTGAGCGAGCACTGGGACGACGCCTCGCTGGGGGACGCGGTGGTGCTGAGCGTGGTGGGCAGCGGCCTCACCTGGTCCGGCGCGCTGCTGGAGCGGGTCCAGCCCGGCACGCCGTAGCCCGGGAGGGCTCACGGCCACTTGTCCAAAGGTCCCTGGCGCACACGTCAGAGAGCACTGGTATGTTCTCCAACGAGCGTCATGGTTCTACGTCCCCGCGAGTTCCCTCCTTCGTCCCTGCTCCTGGCTCCGAGAGCGGGCCTGCCCGGTGTCTTGACGCCTGGCATGGGGCGGGCCTCACCTCGCGTCTCCCCCGTCCACTGTGCGACAGGGCGGTGGGGGCTTTGGCTGGCGGAATGCCGACGACGTGCGCACCTCTG
This window contains:
- a CDS encoding lysylphosphatidylglycerol synthase domain-containing protein, translated to MDNVRGEMSLGRPMRAAVMAPPVGVPWKRRAAGWLRPLFAMMGLGMLALLVRRVGPRELGQVLLDAAPWLPWVALLEVGRQAMDALATRAAYGAKAEHVPLRHLARAQLIGTAVSSMAPAGRAAAEATKAALLSPHMGGATATAAAATSQAASLAAGGFISFPCAAASYVLTGWSAFTFAMLGHGVLLVGASVGMRACMRARRPCSWLARRSQRLAHHTEQFRETACHGALLPWGPMLAFLSSRGLQVAQYAVLTHAVGIDTSLVQALFSQGLYLCALAVGSLVPGQVGVSDGAFALAAGVLDTTTARAMSVALLNHLVQLVFVLAGALTPLVWRQPAAPRPASPSPVYR
- a CDS encoding ketoacyl-ACP synthase III produces the protein MYLHALGHFHPPNLLTNRFLEELGLETSEAWILERVGIRSRHTVLPLEYLRETRNRDVRVAQEAALFSNAETGARAARMALERAGLKPSDIGLVVGGGCSPDECIPAESNRVAEKLGIDAPAVDLQSACSSFCTQLHFLTGMRPERLPEYVLVVNVDNSTRVVDYSDRSSAVLWGDGSSAAVLSPRVPGRWRVTETRLAGDPSGAEKVRVPRVGHFTQHGAEVQKFAIRRSGETLLDLRGHYLARHPGKGPEDVTFIGHQANLRMLESVQRRCEVPDARHLYNVHVRGNTGAAGAPGVLSEHWDDASLGDAVVLSVVGSGLTWSGALLERVQPGTP
- a CDS encoding molybdopterin oxidoreductase family protein, encoding MSTTEASRVHFRTCNLCEAMCGLRIELKGERITSIRGDDEDPFSRGHVCPKALALKDLHEDPDRLRHPLRRKATGWEQVSWSEALDEAARKLHAVQEAHGKDAVATYLGNPNVHNLGNMVFAPALVKTLRSRNRFSATSVDQLPHQFVSYAMFGHQLLIPIPDLDHTKHLLVLGANPLASNGSLMTAPDIRARLRALQERGGKLVVVDPRRTETAAIADTHVFIRPGTDALLLLALVHVALVEHPPRPHHLSTRLEGLDAVKALVRDFPPERAARYTGVSAEVIRGLARDFITAESAVCYGRMGLSTQPFGSLCQWLINVLNITTGNLDRRGGAMFTQPAFDIVGGPRAMALGRGSLGRWRSRVRGLPEFGGELPSAVMAEEMLTPGDGRIRALVTLAGNPVLSTPNGARLERALAGLDFMVSLDPYLNETTRHAHLILPPVSPLERGHYDVAFHALAVRNTAKYSPPLFEPAPDAHEDWQTTLELQHRLENLRRGRPSLRKTLLHQTLRRMGPERLLDIGLRMGPYGARFNPLRKGLSLAKLRESPHGVDLGPLQPCLPGRLQTKDRRIHLAPEVLLADLQRLRDTFPESPAPGVETADGRLLLIGRRHLRDNNSWMHNVRGLVKGKPRCTLMMHPDDAARLGLSDGMDAIVTSRVGEVTVPVAVTDDIMPGVVSLPHGYGHRREGTGQRIAAEHAGISHNDLTDELAVDAPSGNAAFNGTPVTVKPAEAPRAAATPAA